The following coding sequences lie in one Candidatus Nitrospira allomarina genomic window:
- a CDS encoding NAD(P) transhydrogenase subunit alpha, whose amino-acid sequence MIVGVLRETYPGEHRVALVPAVLPSLKKGGMDVMVESKAGEQAGYPDSAYVEKGATIASSRSQVFEKADCVVQVRLLGANLTEGQADLADFRKGQILIGMAEALTAPQSVKDLASREVMAFALELMPRITRAQSMDILSSMGTVAGYKAVLIAASSLPKMFPMLMTAAGTVTPAKVLIIGAGVAGLQAISVAKRLGAAVEAYDIRPAVKEQILSLGAKFVELPLETGAAEDKGGYAKAQDETFYKKQRELLGKVIANSDVVISTAAVPGKKAPILITADMVGAMAPGSVIVDLAAERGGNCELTKSGHTIVMHGVTIHGPENLSSTVPFHASQMYAKNVATFLLHLVKKGEMQIDMNDEITKETMLTRNGEVVQPLIREVLGLPA is encoded by the coding sequence TGGCGTCCTTCGAGAAACGTATCCTGGTGAACACCGAGTGGCTCTAGTTCCAGCTGTACTCCCCTCGCTGAAAAAAGGCGGAATGGATGTCATGGTGGAATCCAAGGCTGGAGAACAAGCGGGTTATCCTGACTCCGCGTATGTCGAAAAAGGCGCAACCATTGCCTCATCTCGGTCACAAGTGTTCGAGAAGGCTGATTGCGTTGTTCAAGTAAGGTTGTTGGGAGCAAACCTTACAGAAGGTCAAGCAGACCTAGCAGATTTTCGCAAAGGACAGATCCTGATTGGAATGGCCGAAGCCTTGACGGCCCCTCAATCGGTTAAAGACCTCGCTTCTCGTGAGGTCATGGCCTTTGCTTTAGAATTGATGCCTCGCATTACCCGTGCCCAAAGTATGGACATCCTTTCCTCCATGGGTACGGTAGCTGGCTACAAAGCGGTACTGATTGCCGCCAGTTCGCTGCCAAAAATGTTTCCAATGCTCATGACAGCGGCTGGAACGGTCACTCCTGCGAAGGTCTTAATCATTGGCGCTGGAGTTGCAGGATTGCAAGCCATTTCTGTGGCTAAGCGGTTAGGGGCTGCTGTTGAGGCGTATGATATTCGCCCTGCGGTCAAGGAGCAAATTTTAAGTTTAGGTGCCAAGTTTGTTGAACTGCCTTTGGAGACAGGTGCTGCGGAAGATAAAGGGGGGTATGCCAAAGCCCAAGATGAAACCTTTTACAAGAAGCAGCGAGAGTTGTTAGGGAAAGTAATTGCTAATAGTGATGTGGTGATTTCCACGGCGGCTGTGCCTGGGAAAAAAGCACCGATTCTTATTACGGCCGATATGGTTGGGGCTATGGCTCCAGGGTCAGTAATTGTAGATTTGGCTGCAGAACGGGGCGGAAACTGTGAGCTGACCAAGTCTGGCCATACCATCGTAATGCATGGTGTGACGATTCATGGTCCTGAAAACTTGTCCTCAACCGTGCCGTTTCATGCCAGTCAAATGTATGCCAAAAATGTGGCGACCTTTCTCCTCCATTTAGTGAAAAAAGGGGAAATGCAAATTGATATGAACGACGAAATTACGAAAGAAACCATGTTGACGCGCAATGGGGAAGTTGTTCAGCCCCTCATTCGGGAAGTATTGGGACTTCCTGCTTAA
- a CDS encoding proton-translocating transhydrogenase family protein translates to MEMFLMSFTVFVLAIFVGFEVITKIPPTLHTPLMSGSNAISGITLVGAIVSAGTELWVTTVLGFLSVVLASINVIGGFMVTNRMLAMFKKKT, encoded by the coding sequence ATGGAAATGTTTCTCATGTCCTTTACCGTTTTTGTCCTCGCGATCTTCGTGGGCTTCGAGGTCATCACGAAGATTCCGCCTACTCTTCACACTCCTTTGATGTCAGGTTCTAACGCCATTTCAGGTATCACCTTGGTGGGGGCCATTGTTTCTGCAGGAACAGAGCTGTGGGTTACCACGGTTCTGGGTTTTCTTTCTGTGGTCTTGGCGTCCATTAATGTGATTGGTGGATTTATGGTGACGAACCGAATGTTGGCCATGTTCAAAAAGAAGACCTAA